The Clostridia bacterium genomic sequence ACTTTCGCTTACTCTAAATTGTGTTGTAATTGCCGCCATGGATACGACTGTCTATGGACTAAAGCACAAATCGGCCGTAATTATAGAAGATGGGCATATTCTGGACATCAATGATATGGTGCATGTCTATGATGACGAATATGACAAAGGCAAAGGATTTAGGGTGTACGACACATCAAAAGGGAAATTAGGTATAATAATTCATAACGATATATTATTTCCTGAATCATCCCGCATGCTGACTATTGGCGGATGTGATTTGCTGATAACGCTTATTGATACCGACCTTGCGCGCAATAGTTTGGTTATGGCAAGAGCGGCATCTATTTCTAACGGCATTTATAATATCTGTTCTGAGACCAACGCATCGTATTATTGTGATGAGTTTGGAATAGTGCAAGGCTACACCAGAAAAGATTTTTTGGAAATAGACATCAAGCCCAGAAAGGATATTTTGCTCATACAGTCCCGCAGAAAAGATAAATATAAAGAAATTTTTTCAAATTTTTTATAAGACTGTTTTTGGTTTTATTTTGTTTAACTTTTTTTCATAAGGGATATATA encodes the following:
- a CDS encoding nitrilase-related carbon-nitrogen hydrolase; protein product: MKIAIVNSIDFKGFALSHLQTITDIDIIIFAFGVTGEIDLAKEILGTSQVYSELVLLSLTLNCVVIAAMDTTVYGLKHKSAVIIEDGHILDINDMVHVYDDEYDKGKGFRVYDTSKGKLGIIIHNDILFPESSRMLTIGGCDLLITLIDTDLARNSLVMARAASISNGIYNICSETNASYYCDEFGIVQGYTRKDFLEIDIKPRKDILLIQSRRKDKYKEIFSNFL